GTTATTTCTCCTTCCAGCAAGGAATTTTGTACCCAGTTCAGGTATTGTCTCGCTTTTTTTAAAACTTTTGCAACTCTTTTCTCATTAACGTCATAAGCCATAATTACGTACGTTTTTACCACCTCATCGTAAAAGGAACGTATTCTTTTTCTTCGATCAGATGTTTTAAAATTTTATAAGCCTCATGTTTTATCAATGTTCTGTAGGTAATATTTCTTTTTAATTTTTTATGTTTTAAAGTTGTACTTAAGTGTTCTTCATAATTTTTTATAAAATTTTTTTGGCCTTCTTCGTTCAAGTGAATACCACCTTGAATTTTTTTAAAATGTTTTTCATTAATTATTTTTTTATTCACAAGGTTAAAAATAGTTCTGTCTACCACAATAGGCTTAAATATTTCAGCTATATCAAGGTTCAAAGAAAATTTTCTAAAGTTAGTTGAATGAAGATAGCCAATTCTAGGATCTAATGGTGTTTGATAAATTTGCGTTAAAACTGTAGAGTACATTAAAGAGTTCCCAAAACTGATAAGAGTGTTCATATAATTTGTAGGGGGCCTTTTTTCTCTGACAACCATTTTGAAATCTTCATTTGAGATTATATTGTTATCAATAAAATTATAATAAATCTCTCTATAATTTCCCTCTTGTGCCATTAATTCATTAATAGAACTGATCTGGTGAATATTCTGAATAAATTCTTCCATTTTTTGCGAATACCGTTTTACTTCAAAATCGCTTTTTCTTTCATAATATTGAACAATTTTTAAGATGTTTTGCATAGCTCCTTCCACAAACTTTTTTGCTAAAACTAATCTTTTTTCTGAAGAGATATAGTGCTCTACTTGTTTAACTATTGTTATTCCATTT
This genomic stretch from Petrotoga mexicana DSM 14811 harbors:
- the cas1b gene encoding type I-B CRISPR-associated endonuclease Cas1b, with product MKPIYIFQSGTLTRKGNTLAFKSESDEKTKYFPIENISEIKIFGEININKRLLEFLSANNLPLHFFNHYGFYVGSFYPYEHNTNGITIVKQVEHYISSEKRLVLAKKFVEGAMQNILKIVQYYERKSDFEVKRYSQKMEEFIQNIHQISSINELMAQEGNYREIYYNFIDNNIISNEDFKMVVREKRPPTNYMNTLISFGNSLMYSTVLTQIYQTPLDPRIGYLHSTNFRKFSLNLDIAEIFKPIVVDRTIFNLVNKKIINEKHFKKIQGGIHLNEEGQKNFIKNYEEHLSTTLKHKKLKRNITYRTLIKHEAYKILKHLIEEKEYVPFTMRW